One genomic region from Pararge aegeria chromosome 14, ilParAegt1.1, whole genome shotgun sequence encodes:
- the LOC120629489 gene encoding ionotropic receptor 75a-like — MTVDFTPHGGNIVSKNLPSNGYHHNFVKLATIKNIAVSSCNIDINIEKNSWHLDFCLKQSETLTGVLLNPTCPNFEEIMYYASENVRFDSKHKWLIIEDNVILSNDSTFVNGNEDFDKPLYKETKYIDENEVVSIAVLNNLNLSVDADVTVSVKIDNSSYELYEVYNFGKTHNGTFVIERIGDWNIDKGLNISTAFKYYRRWDFRQMAFEMAVVMTPIPPVFEPQMILGSITDHRVSKISHTGATVLHEITGIHNFRYNYTVVDRWVGDYVKEHKAATNALYFREQDITPVLRLIPHHFDRYDVAAPAVSFIETRFYYRIPSQGVGKFENQFLRPLSPATWWCVIGVCGLCSFVLLLSAVVEQRPINVYYWYYSIFSVLALICQQFFEEFEDLRRVSEARKMTILVTGLSCLLIYNYYTSSVVSWLLNGPPPSINSLWELIDSPLQPIFEDVGYTYSWLQLPDYYYNRKKATAEDALKRKMNNLLKKGKTVIASMNEGIELVRQGGYAYHADTNAANERISRTFDQRELCDLDSLHSMERVSLYSCLQKNSPYKEFFCWSLARLQERGVLSWVHERTWSREVKCEGSSPRALALGGAAPAFIVLAAGFILGTVIMVLERIWWKYSAKNRKPVPKSDSEEWWST; from the exons aatctgccttccaatg GTTATCACCATAACTTTGTTAAATTagcaacaattaaaaatatcgccGTTTCAAGTtgcaatatcgatataaatatcgaaaaAAACTCTTGGCATCTAGATTTTTGTCTGAAACAAAGTGAAACGTTGACTGGGGTATTACTAAATCCAACATGTCCTAACTTCGAAGAAATTATGTACTAC GCTTCTGAAAACGTTCGATTCGATTCGAAGCACAAATGGCTCATTATTGAAGACAACGTAATTTTGTCAAATGATTCTACTTTTGTAAATGGAAACGAAGATTTTGATAAACCTCTTTATAAGGAAACAAAGTATATTGATGAGAATGAAGTGGTGTCAATAGCAGTTCTCAATAATCTAAACTTGAGTGTCGACGCTGATGTCACTGTGTCTGTAAAAATAG ATAATTCTTCGTATGAATTGTACGAGGTATACAATTTTGGAAAGACGCATAACGGAACATTTGTCATTGAAAGAATAGGTGATTGGAATATCGATAAAG GCCTGAACATTTCAACggcatttaaatattataggcgATGGGATTTCCGGCAGATGGCCTTCGAAATGGCAGTTGTA ATGACGCCGATCCCACCAGTGTTCGAGCCGCAGAtgattcttggaagtattactGACCACAGGGTGTCAAAGATATCGCACACTGGTGCCACGGTCTTGCATGAGATCActggaattcataattttag ATACAATTACACTGTAGTAGACCGATGGGTTGGCGACTACGTCAAGGAACATAAG GCAGCGACGAACGCACTGTATTTCCGAGAGCAGGACATAACACCAGTATTGCGTCTAATTCCTCATCACTTTGACAGATACGATGTCGCGGCTCCAGCGGTCTCCTTTATTGA GACGCGTTTTTACTACCGCATCCCATCTCAGGGCGTGGGAAAGTTCGAGAACCAGTTCCTCCGTCCCTTATCACCTGCCACCTGGTGGTGTGTGATAGGGGTGTGCGGTCTATGCAGCTTtgttttgctgctgtccgctgtggTAGAACAACGACCTATCAACGTGTACTACTGGTATTACTCCATCTTCTCCGTACTGGCTCTGATATGTCAGCAAt ttTTTGAAGAGTTTGAAGATTTACGACGAGTATCGGAAG CCAGGAAAATGACAATTCTAGTAACCGGTCTCTCTTGCCTACTGATCTACAACTACTATACCAGCAGCGTCGTGAGCTGGCTGCTGAACGGTCCTCCACCTTCCATCAACTCTCTGTGGGAACTGATAGACAGTCCTCTTCAGCCGATATTCGAAGACGTTGGATACACTTACTCTTGGTTACAG TTACCAGATTATTACTACAACAGAAAAAAGGCAACAGCAGAAGACGCGTTGAAAAGGAAAATGAATAATTTGCTGAAGAAAGGAAAAACCGTAATTGCGTCTATGAACGAGGGCATTGAGTTGGTTAGACAGGGAG GGTATGCATACCACGCAGACACGAATGCGGCGAACGAAAGAATATCTCGAACGTTCGACCAGAGGGAGCTGTGTGATCTGGATTCCTTGCATTCCATGGAGCGTGTTTCGCTTTACTCTTGCTTGCAGAAGAACAGCCCGTACAAAGAATTTTTTTGTTGGAg TTTAGCTCGTCTTCAAGAGAGAGGTGTTCTAAGCTGGGTGCATGAGCGAACCTGGTCGCGTGAGGTGAAGTGTGAAGGCAGTTCTCCGAGAGCCTTGGCTTTGGGCGGAGCTGCTCCAGCTTTCATTGTCTTGGCTGCTGGATTTATCCTGGGAACAGTTATTATGGTGCTTGAAAG GATATGGTGGAAGTACAGCGCCAAAAATAGAAAACCTGTACCAAAAAGTGACAGCGAAGAATGGTGGAGCACTTAG